In Oncorhynchus keta strain PuntledgeMale-10-30-2019 chromosome 19, Oket_V2, whole genome shotgun sequence, a single genomic region encodes these proteins:
- the LOC127909086 gene encoding tenascin-like codes for MNIVLPAVVIIDEYCPASCGHVGRIDEYCPASCGHVGRIDEYCPARCGHVGRIDEYCPASCGHVGRIDEYCLASCGHVGRIDEYCPARCDHVDRIDEYCPARCGHVDRIDEYCPASCGHVGRIDEYCPASCDHVDRIDEYCPASCDHVDRIDEYCPASCDHVDRIDEYCPARCDHVDRIDEYCPARCDHVDRIDEYCPASCDHVGRIDEYCPARCDHVGRIDEYCPARCDHVGRIDEYCPARCDHVGRIDEYCPARCDHVDRIDEYCPARCDHVGRIDEYCPARCDHVDRIDEYCPARCDHVGRIDEYCPASCGHVDRIDEYCPARCDHVGRID; via the exons ATGAATATTGTCCTGCCAGCTGTGGTCAT AATTGATGAATATTGTCCTGCCAGCTGTGGTCATGTGGGCAGAATTGATGAATACTGTCCTGCCAGCTGTGGTCATGTGGGCAGAATTGATGAATACTGTCCTGCCAGATGTGGTCATGTGGGCAGAATTGATGAATACTGTCCTGCCAGCTGTGGTCATGTGGGCAGAATTGATGAATACTGTCTTGCCAGCTGTGGTCATGTGGGCAGAATTGATGAATACTGTCCTGCCAGATGTGACCATGTGGACAGAATAGATGAATACTGTCCTGCCAGATGTGGTCATGTGGACAGAATAGATGAATACTGTCCTGCCAGCTGTGGTCATGTGGGCAGAATAGATGAATACTGTCCTGCCAGCTGTGATCATGTGGACAGAATAGATGAATACTGTCCTGCCAGCTGTGATCATGTGGACAGAATAGATGAATACTGTCCTGCCAGCTGTGATCATGTGGACAGAATAGATGAATACTGTCCTGCCAGATGTGATCATGTGGACAGAATAGATGAATACTGTCCTGCCAGATGTGATCATGTGGACAGAATAGATGAATACTGTCCTGCCAGCTGTGATCATGTGGGCAGAATTGATGAATACTGTCCTGCCAGATGTGACCATGTGGGCAGAATTGATGAATACTGTCCTGCCAGATGTGACCATGTGGGCAGAATTGATGAATACTGTCCTGCCAGATGTGACCATGTGGGCAGAATTGATGAATACTGTCCTGCCAGATGTGACCATGTGGACAGAATTGATGAATACTGTCCTGCCAGATGTGACCATGTGGGCAGAATTGATGAATACTGTCCTGCCAGATGTGACCATGTGGACAGAATTGATGAATACTGTCCTGCCAGATGTGACCATGTGGGCAGAATTGATGAATACTGTCCTGCCAGCTGTGGTCATGTGGACAGAATTGATGAATACTGTCCTGCCAGATGTGACCATGTGGGCAGAATAGATTAA